aataatagaagaataatgaattaaaaatagacaaattcggtacttatcaactatacaaattttttgacaccgaacatctttttattggcaatgatgaaagtaaaaataataaggtggatcttatagccaaatggatgatgactacaGATAGACAAAgccaaatatatttaattatttaaatattatcactactatgTTTGActtttaatcttataataattataatttattatagTTTTAGTCAACATTGGATGTTGGTACTTgtgatgatgcgggggatgaccataattttggaccctttgaaaaatcataaatctccaccaataatgaaggatgttatggaaaagtaagtttttcaattttaatgtatgcATGGTTAATTTTTAAgagttgagagtataatatgtaGTTAATTAATTTTACCGTTTTATTGAGCATACGCATAATGTTCAGAAAATGAATACATTgacacatttacaaaattgctaagaggttcttgtccaaaacaacctgaaagtcatgaatgtagTTTTAtatactaagatacatttatgattttgtaaatgcaccgaatccggcagaagttatcaagaagaaaatatgttatattttatactttttttggTTAAGGaaaactagatatagtatttaataatctaatctatattaacttttcaattatATAGAGTAATGACAAAAATGAATACAATATCAAGGACGATCTACTCCAACACTACAAAATGATTGGTTAACAAGATTAATGTCATTAATTTATGAAGTCTAATTTTTCATATGTATAAATTGCTAACTTAACTTATATGTTAAATGCTATTTgtatgttcatatatatatatatatacaaattacctatatatatataaaatgttaaattttaattagaaataatatgtgaatgtatataataatatggtatatattatcttttatttagataataatttatcaaattaagtATTTTATATTAGGAAATTTCTTTGGTAGGTccttcaaaaagagccctaccgtagggctcttttgtgttttcaacctttgaacagttttcggcacgatttttttttatgaccgtgtatattgtagttatttagaacatcctgcaaatttttagaaaattctgaataatttacagtgtcgaaaattgagttcaaacatgctattttctacgcgcataaaaaaattagtcacgcgtgcaataatctgttttcggcactgtaaattattcggaattttctgaaaatttgtaggatgctctaaataactacaatatacatggtcataaaaaaaatcgcgccgaaaactattcacgggttaaGAACACAAAAGAGCCCTACGATATGACTCTTTTTGAAGGCCCTACCATAGAATTatcctatatattattatataaaatttaggATAATTCTATGTAGggccttcaaaaagagtcctaccGTAAGGTTCTTTtgtgttctcaacccgtgaatagttttcggcacgattttatttttatgaccatgtatattatacttatttagagcatcctgcaaattttcagaaaatttcaaataatttacagtgccgaaaacagattattgcacgcgtgactaatttttttatgcgcgtggaaaatagtatgtttgaacttagttttcggcactgtaaattattcagaattttctgaaaatttgcaagatgctctaaataactacaatatacacgatcataaaaaaaaatcgcgctgaaaactgttcaaaaATTGAGAACACAAAAAAATCCTACGGTAAGGCTCTTTTTGAAGGCCCTActaaaaaaaatttctaaaatttaaatatataataataattaataaaattagagACGTTATATAATCATAATTGAAAAATATGTAAAATCAcgctaaaaaataattaaaaaaaattctgtgTGGTTATTTTAAATAAACCGCATAGAAAAGACCCCCTTTTTTTTAGtggttttttttaaaatttttttctCTGTGGTCTATATACTGCGACTCTTACTACAAAACCGcaatgtatttaaaaaaaaaaatcggcCGAAAAACTTTGTTTTAAGTCGGGCCTAAAGGATTTTACACGGTAATATTTACTACAGAAACAACAATTACTAAGAATATTCAATCGTATATTGTATTGTACAATAGTTTCACGTGTAGCTCTGCTATATTGGTCCATCCAAGAGAATTATAATAAGAGCACGTGGCCACAGAATTTTTAATGTAGGGAATACTGAAATATTAATATAACTAATTAAGAGACTACTAACTAAATTGGCTCTCGTCCAAGCAcgataatagtaataataatatatactttgattaaataatgatgatgtatgcatattatatatatatacacacaaacaCAACACTACACATATTATTAtgtaaagaaaaatgaagaagcgTTTAACATGCGTAAGGGGGACCCCGTAATGATGATCTGAAACTTGTTGTGTGAGTATGTGGACATAGCAGCAGAGATGATGAGTAGGCGTACGTATAGGGTATTCATGTGATGAGTCCCTATGTGGTTTTGGCTGGATGCTACCTTGGACATAATTACAGAGACAGAgagcaattaattaattaaagatgCCTTCCTACCTACCAGAACTCCAGAGAAGTCAGATCATTTTCGATCGAGTGgcgtatatataaatatatatacatatgttttTAGTCGTCGGAATCTTTGGCTGAATCCGAAATCATTTTCTGTATCATTTGGCTTGTCTCTTCCTCGGACATTTTGTCTTCTTTGCTTTGGGATTCTGTGTATGCCTCGAAGAATTCTTTGTTCTCTTTCTCTAGTTCATTCCATACTGCGCCATTTAATTTAACATATATAATAGAAATTCATCACTTCTTACATATCATCGTATGTTTTAATCTATACCAATACCAATACCAataccaatatatatataatacattaaTACTACAGACAAAAACTGAAGACATATCTAAAATTTCTGACTAAaaggttctctctctctcccgatTGGTCTTTTGCTTTATAAGATTATATATGATACAAATACAACTATCATCATACATGTGGCAGCGTATTCATCAGTTCTATCATCTATATATCTAGATCTAATATGAGATCTAACGGGtctctatttcttttcttcttctttttcgtaTATAATTACTATGTATACTAGAGTAGAATAGTGTCGTGACCCTAATATTTTTTTGTCTTTATCATGGATGCCTTAACTATTTTTAAATGTGACATCACTTACTTTGTATTAATACATAAAGAACTAATATATATCAAAAAGcactaataattaaaaaaaaatgatgtcgCTTTTGTGAAACTAGCTAGTTGGAGAGATATCAAATTTAGAGATGAGTGATCGATTTTTATTCATGACACATCATGATAGATCACTGTATTTATCACTatactgatgatcatatacacacaCACCAAGATTGCTTGATTGAATTCATTATAGTACAAGTACTACTCTAATTTCATTTAATCTTATCTTGGAGCTCCTATACTATTACTAAGCCAAAACtaacgatatatatatatagcacaaATATTGGGCCATCTCTCTGTGACTTCATCTAGCAAAAGCTAGCTGCATAAAATTAACGATCTACAAAGAAATTAACAATAAAAATGTGCTTTAGTTGCTGACTTAACACAAAATTAGTGAAATTAGCTAGGCTCTTTCAAGATCTGCTAAGTCTATTATGTTTTAATTAGCCATATATATACTTGATGTGTTCATCTTCATCAAGTATACTGGACACTTGTGAATATGTAAGCTCAAGCTTACTTATTATTAGTTATTTCATTGTTGGTATATTTAAATGAGCTTAATTAAAAAATTGCATGTGAGATTTCTCTGAAAAGATGATTAAAAGTTGACCTATATCTCAGAAAAGATGATTAAAAATTGCATGATGTGACTTTTTTGCTGCGTTCATAGAGCAGGATGAGTTGCCTTGCCTATGTGCTTGTCAAATATTTTCTTACGTTCTTAATTGCATGCATGCACAACTCAAGATATGAGAACAAAGAGAGACAGGGTTTGAGGAGAGAAACTAACCAGTGGAAGTGATGACAGGCTTGATATTTGCATGTTTAGACAGGGCTTCCATGCATTCCTCTTTAGTCATACGGAAAATCAGGCATTTCTCTATTAGGTGTTGCACCtgtacatgcatatatatatacataaacatttattttatgtatgtataccAAGTGATCAATATATCAACCCcaacaagtaaaaaaaaaatagcaaagtAATCACGTATTTGATCACATAGATATGAATGAAAATATGTATAAATATCAATATGACGAAAGAGTATGCTAGTATTAACTTACCATGTGTATGTAGGAAGCTGAAGAGTCTCCCATGACCACTCTATATTATTAGTCTGTGATCTCAACTTACTAGTATTCTTTCTATTCTCTCTGTAACTTTAATAAAAGAATGAAGAAGGAAGAAGAGAGAAATCAAAATTTTCTTGCGCAATTTCAAAACGAATAAGATTGACATATAAAAGGGGGAGAGATGGTGGTATGGTGGGGCCAAGGTCCCACGTGGGAGATAGATGATAATTGGTTGAGAAGCGATTAGAGGAGATTTGTAAATTACCATTTCTGTCTTATAGGACTGGCTTTAGACATCTCCCTCCCACGTGATTAGTGGGGCCTTCCTCTACCGAAAATACCCAAACGGACAAACGTTTTGCAAGCAGATGGCGTGCTCCTATTCATAGCTTAGGTCTCTCCCACACCATGCCAATTACCGACTTGAACTAATAACAAAACATTACGTTAAGAATCAAAGTGTTCCTGCATAATTTTTCTCTGTTATTATGCTATGCAACCATACAAAATTTGCCCATACCTTGATGTGCCAAGCTTTCATATAggtcatataatataataatatatacaaTAGACATCACCCTCCAAGATTTCATTTTGAAAATAGACCTTGTTCTGGCTACTTGCTCTGGCGTTGGTATATGTACGTACGAATATATCAAATAGTAAACTTATTACTATCAGCTTGTTGGGTCCAAAATGTTCGGCCCGGAAATACTtgcctcatttatcaaatattcaaaGCGGAGCGTTTAGACAAAGGGATATTCCGAAGGCAGAAGCTGTAGGTCAGATGCTGTCCGCACCTCTGACCTTTGAGCGAGTCATtttaaaagttggtatttttggagggaaattcagttattctCCTTCCTCCTTTGCAGGACCTAACTGAACCAACTAACTGTTGGGTATACTAtatcctataaatatgagattttgagaagaaaaaaggaATTGAATTTGTAACTGACTTAGGCatcagagtgtctttcttgcagacAATCCCGACGAGTCCGAGATAGGTTTCATCACCGGAAAAGAAGCAAGACGTCAAAACATTGTCGGATCTTTATTTCCATTTAcagaaagacaaattgttgccccAACAATTGGCGCCGTTTGTGGGAATCGATAAACGTTTCGGCCTGAGCCACGTCGTCGAACCAAGAAATCAAGATCCACTGCAAACTCAGAAGTCATGCCACCCAAAGGCAACGGAGTTTCGGGCCCGGTTGTACAGAACGTCCCTCCGGCAGACATGAGCGACCAGATCGAGAGAATGTGTCGTCTACTGGAAGCAAGCCAGCAGCGGTCCGACGAGGCAATCAAGACATTAACCGAAGCCCAAGCCAGGCTCGAAGCAGAGATTGCTGAGCTCCGCAGGTCCACTGACACAACTCGCAACACCCAAGCCCATGAGAATCTTGATTCCGACAGAACTGACGTTCTAGTCGACCATGTCAATTCCCCACCTCACAACATGAACCCAGGTAACGGGCAGTCCCAAGCCATCCCCCCATCCTCTGGGACCGACGGGCGACAAGCCCCAACCTCTGGCGCGCATGGGCGAGCCGAAGCAGAACCCACTGGACCCGCTCAGCCAACAACCGACGTCCGGCCTCAACGCACCATACCTCATGTCGCACACGATTCTCCCTCAGAAGGTTGTGTTCCCTCGATCTGTTTCTTGGACAATTGGAAACAAGACATGATGAGGGAAATGATGCAGAAGTTCACAGACGGACGATCCGCCTACGCCACCGAACATTTGGATCTTGTCTCAAGAACCACTGAAAAATTGCCTTTTTCGGAATGGATTCTGAATGAGCCAAAACCTCGGGACTTCGCCATCCCTTCCCTACCTGCATTCAACGGAAAGGGAGACCCATTAAACCACCTATTTCAATTTCAACAGAAGATGGCGTTAGAAGCTAATAACGAAGCCATACAATGCAAAGTCTTTTCCACGACTTTCTCCGGGCCGGCTCTAGTATGGTTCCGACAATTAAAGGCCGGATCACTCAACAACTTTAGTGATCTCCGACGATCCTTCTTACAGCAATACAGCGCGAACTGAGAGGCTCCCAGAACAATGGCCGATTTCTATCGAATCGAACAAGGGGAGAATGAACATCCAAAGGCATACTTACAGCGTTTCATTGACCTCGTGCATTAAATCCACGACGTCGACCCACTCACCGCAGCAAATCTCTTCGTCAAGAGCTTGCAGGTGGGGTCACTCTTGCATGAGAATCTCACTATGACACCACCATATGATATGGCAGACGTGCAGACCCGAGCCGAGGGCGTCTTCAGAGTATTAGAATTTCGAGAGCGCGCGCAGAAGAAGACTGCACTTATCTCTGCTCCCCCAGCG
This genomic interval from Humulus lupulus chromosome 8, drHumLupu1.1, whole genome shotgun sequence contains the following:
- the LOC133798487 gene encoding uncharacterized protein LOC133798487 gives rise to the protein MGDSSASYIHMVQHLIEKCLIFRMTKEECMEALSKHANIKPVITSTVWNELEKENKEFFEAYTESQSKEDKMSEEETSQMIQKMISDSAKDSDD